From the genome of Tripterygium wilfordii isolate XIE 37 chromosome 6, ASM1340144v1, whole genome shotgun sequence:
aaatatttttggccggTTACAATTTGGGGTCATTGTGATAAATTAATATTTCGCTAAATTTATAAGAtaatacatttaaaaaaaacacacatgtcTCACTTGATATATAAATTAGTAATTTTTATAcatcaaaattttatatatatatatatcaattagcTGGTCTGTGTAAAATATGACTCCaatgttatttattttctcttgaaattgatgtctccttggacatcatctctattttttttttttagtgcaTTAAGAAACTCCGGTGTAGTGTTCTCACTTTATAAGAGAAAATTATGCAATGTGATAGATCCATGACTTCTGTCAAACATATCAATGGTAGATTTTAAAGATATCaatcaaatatataaaaatatattgtcaatatcaatcaaagatatcaacaattGTTGAAGATACCAATAAATATGTGATGTATGTTTAatgttttgaaaaaataaagaatatgtaccttaataaattaattttttattaactaattaatgtagaaattaataaattattaatttaaagatTAAATAATATCTCGATTAATTAATAAATCTTTATGCTCCCAAGGGTATTAGTTTATAGAGGTTTAACTGTATATGGAATAGATATTAGatattcttttaattttcatatttattaaCTTAATCTAtatatctaaaataaaatattaattgtaGTTAGTTCAACCATTAATTAGTGATTCATGTAGTTACTTACTCTACTATTTCACAGTTAATTATTAAAACTAGTAATTGTACAAGGTACTTTTAGCGAGCAACATATAAATAGCCTTAAAAATAGACTGATAATTGaactaattttattaaattaaattataattaattgcTCTACTATTTCATGATTACTCATCAGTCATTAAAACTAGTGATTGTaaaatacatattttatcttgcttattctctaaatttttaGTAATATAAACTAATGTATATAATTCCATTAAATTGGTTCTATTCTTGCACACCAAGTTGTATTTATTAGACTAATGTTAACAAACGATATATAaataactggaaaaaaaaattcggggACATTGCACCCAGGTCTGCAATGCCCTCATTATTCTAAATTTttggtatgtatgtatgtctgtatatatatgtgtacaaaggaaaaaaagaaaataataatgcaaatcaaacaaaaaagaagaatgcCGAGTTAGATTTTTTATCATAAAGTTATGAATTTTGATAGCCTAATGGCACCAAATTTCAAGTTTCActtatacaaaaacaaaaagtacaTGCAAAATGGAATAACCACTAAATCCTCCATAACCAATGACTCCTTCAATCTCATCCCCCACTCATTTGTAAcgatctctctttctctccacaAACCCCTCCTTTTAAGCTTCTTTCGTCTTTGTCCAAGCCATTCCCTATATATAGCTCATCTTACTTCTTTAACCAAATcttctaaaaataaataacttttttcttcgtcttttttttatcaaacatgGGTCGCGTTAAACTGGAGATTAAGAGAATAGAAAACCAAACCAATCGTCAGGTTACATTCTCAAAACGTAGAAATGGACTCATCAAGAAGGCGTACGAGCTTTCGATCCTCTGTGACATTGATATTGCTCTCATCATGTTCTCCCCGTCCGGCCGCCTCAGTCATTTCTCCGGCAAAAAGAGGTAGTTGcatgttctttttttattaatcacACCTCTTCACATTTTCATTTCAGATCCTCATTTTTGTCAAAACTAAAAATTTCACATCGGTCTTCTGATAGTATCACCCAAACGAGTGTTTTATAAACAAAACTCTGCACCTCTCATATTATAGATGCGTTTTCTAGACCTAAGTATCGATGACAACGGCTCATAAAGAACAAATCCGTGAGAGTCCGTGGCCCAGAGCGAACAATATCTTTAATGTGTTTGGACTTagaatttgaacaattttttaCATTGCTAAATCATGtgttattttattgaaaatggCCTGAACAACCATGCATGGATTGGGAAATCTTTTTGTGAATTTCAGTACTGAAATTTGGGGATGAACTGGTTGTTCTTACATCTGTGTGTTTTGTTGTTGTGATCCTTGAAACCAGGATCGAGGATGTATTTAGTCGTTTCATTAATCTCCCTGACCAAGAAAGAGAAcagtatgtttttttttccctcaaaattCTGCCCAATTcaacatttaattaatttacagTGTTTGTCGCTAAATTTACCTTACTTTGTTGCAGCGCTCTAATTTTCTCTGATCAAGGCAGAcatgtgtatgatctctctttaATCCCCCTCTGAATTTTTCtacaattatttcatttattttattttataaatccCTTCAATTAATTAGTtagctatttatttatttatttttccttatttttattgttgcagAGATATCCAAAACAAAGAGGTAAGAATATACCATCTCACTTGATGATGTTCTctcaaacttttttttgatgACCGAGAATTACATTATTCAAATTTGTTCTTTAGACGTCTGATATAAACATAAACTTGAGCGCATAGCAGTTTTTCACCTAAGTATATAGTAAATTGGGCTAAAACCTAATGCATGACAACAAAAGTATTATTTCTAGTGGAAAAAACTCGGGATCTCCCGAGTTCATACGATTTGGCCTTAGAAAGATTCGCCAAGATGTTGTCCTTAACTAGCTCATTAATTAGTTACAAATTATTTTATggaatttttttgtgtgttttgtgcAGTATTTGCTGAGGACCTTACAGCAACTTAGAAGTGAAGATGTTGCTCTTCAGCTTGCCAAGTTTGTGTGCCTCTCTCTCGATCTGTCATATTtacctatacatacatacatacatacatacatacattttGTCCTTTTCATTGAATGGCAAAAGAACTAATTGTGTAAAGTGCCTTTGCTTGTTCTCTTACCGATGAATCAAAAAAGTCCTGCAACTATCAACACAGATATTGAGGTGAAGAAATGTGTTcttaattaaatcaattatatatatatatatatatatatttgtatgattGGTTTGTGTGTTCTGAATTTGGTGAATTGTTTTTATACTGCAGGAACTCCAACAAGAGATTGGAAGATTACAGCAGCAACTTCATGTGGCAGAAGACCAGATAAGgttatttacatcataatattggaaaaaaaaaacaatttacatGATATCTGAATTCtaaacgtatatatatatacatataggatATATGAGCCTGACCCACTCAAATGTACTTCTACTGGGGAGCTTGAATCCTGCGAGAAAAATCTTCTTGACACCTTGACACGTGTCATGCATAGAAAGGTTGACAAATCTctcttcttttatatatatatttttaaatcttGTAATTTGTTCTTAAAGGTTGTGAATAATATATTTTCGCAGGAATATCTGTTGAGCCATCATTTATCTTATGATCCATCTAGTATACAGGTAATTTTCAAAACTTCTCGTCTTACATCGAATTGACATAATCCAATTTAGTGATATATAAGAAAATGTAGAACTCCTCTTACACAAGTGACGTGTTTCTGGACCTAAGTATGCCGGAGACAGCGCAGGAGAATGAATCCGTGCACCTTTTGGTCTAGAGCGTGCACAATATCACTTTGATTAATTTGAGATGGATTTTCTAACATAATTAACAAACATATTTAATTGTACGTATAAATATCCGCGGCAGGAAATACCGACGTCTTTTGAGAACGAAGTAGCGAGTTGGTTGCCAGATCATAGTGGTCACGCTCAGGCCCAAATGTTTGATGCCACGGCCCATTTGAATCCACTGAGGTAAGTACTCATCAACTTTTAGGCCCAATAATAAGAATTTGGTGGGTTGTGCCCAAGTTCTAAGAATTAATTGGTCCATTTACTTTGTTACAGGGATCTTTCGTCGACACTTTATGATCCGCTAATGCAAGGGCCCAGCACAAGCGCAGACCCAAATAGCATGGGAGAGTGCCACGTCACGAACCCCGACGACCCAAACTTTCCGACGTGGTCCCAACCATATGACTCCACAGAATTACATCCAGCTCATCACTCCATGGCACACGACGACTTGTACAGTCAACTTCAggtattttttataatattttttacctCTTGAAACAAAAATACTAAGAATCCCCATATTTTTTGTTATAGCTATCTTAAATATTGAGATGAATACACATAACTAATATGAAATTACAGGTCTCACATGATCtttatgaaatcgtgtgcgtccATCTCTGTATTTGGTAtaattgggacaaaaaaacattAGGACTCATAACATTGACTCTCCTGAAATGCCCATTAAACGACGACAAAATTTTcaatggtgttttttttttttttactttgtaaTATCCAGCATGGAATGATGGACCCCACAGAGATGATGCCACGTCATGAGCAGGTGGAGATTCGAGTAACAGGAACGACACATGGAGAGGTTGATAATGATCAAATAGCTGGGAATTATGACACCAAAGTCCCTCAACTCAATGGACAGTAACACATCAAaaagcctctctctctctctctattacaCCCAAAATTACTACTAAACTGCTCTGCATTGTGGGTTAGTTCCTAGTTCCTACTATACTGAGGAAAtgataaatacatacatatatatatatatagaacaagCTTTTCATTGTATAAATACCGATAGATCAATAAACATgaaacatacatacaagtaaCATGTGACATAGTTTTCAATGTACGCAATGTCAAGACTTGTAATTCTTAATAGGCAATGAAGCTCATCATAtcaaataatattgttttttttcttttcctaccACTAGCCaacaatgtttacaaacaaattaCCAGACATCATAATTGGATTggtgatttatcaaaaaaatttcaggtaTGTCAAATAACGTTTTATATGTTTAAATTAATatacttgataaaaaaaaaactaattttttgGACTCCATTAACAAAGCCCAATTACAGTACAAAAATCGAATCAGGTCCATCACGTTCAAGGGCCCAAATGAAGCCCAACCCCTCACCTACTGTGACCTCtcacttataaaaaaaaacgtcCGAATCTACAATCAATAAAAAGTCAAGGGAGTTGATGCGGGCCAAATGCGCTGATTGGACTTCATATGGACTTCAAAAGTGAACCATGATTTTTTATCACTACAGTGCTATAACCAACTGAgcgatgagatttttttttttaatgaaattccaAATAGCATTCACatgaatttggatttttattatttgtctcaTATGATATAAATTTTATAAGCTAAACCATGTTAAGCAAGTTGAAATCTAAATTGTCTAATGTCACTTGATGATGAAAGAGGAGTTGCTGATCATGTTAGACAGACGGCAATAACTAAGTGAACAAAACATGATTGGTGTGTGTGACTTTCCGTGTAGTTAACTCATTTCTTACAAAAGCTCTAAATTTGGCAAGTAATATACCTTAGATACCTAATTAGTCTTTGTAGACAACAACCGGGTTGGACACATGTTTGAACATATAATATTACAGTATGGATTCGGGATctcctgagttcgattctcattaaGAACAATATTCTTGTGGCCACGCGCTGCGATTTGACCCAACTTGTCCTATCCTCGGTGAAAAATTTACGTGCTTGCGGACCTGATAACCCTGATCTAGAtgcatatcgaatgtccaaaagacaaacttatatgatgtggttcttaattaaaaaaaacaatacagTGCAAGTTAAATAAGATAATATTTGataataaaaaatgtcatagagaTTTATTAGATATTATAAGTATTTTGCTCTTTCAAACCACAAAATCTAACTTCTAATACTGTAACAAATAGGGTAGCGGAAAATGATGATCTCCTTTCTTAGATGTAAGATCTGATCCAAGAGGATGAAGAAAGTGAAAGATGCAAAATGATCATTAGGCCATTGAAAGAATTTAATTAAAGATATTTGAAGCGTTTTTGGGGTTTTCATATACATTAAGACAAGAGAATTTTGAAAAATGAttattcattttgttatttCGATTGGAGTTGGTGATTTAATGAGAAATTAAATGAAGTATCATACTATAGTCCCCATTTAATGTGTTTTGTTATTCTTGACGGTCCAAGGACAGTGAACAGAAATAAAACTTCCCACTCTTATAAATTCCCTTTCACATCGGGTGGATGGTCCACTCTTGAAGGTGGACCTCAGTAATTTCCCAACTCCGTCACGACCTCTCTgagctctctctctcacacacgtCGACGATGAAAAGCAGAGGCAGTGTCAAAATCTCGACCAAGTGGATCCCATTTTTCTGCGTCTCTTTCTTCGTTCTTGGACTTCTCTTCTCCAACAGGTTCAGATTTCTCTCTCTGCGTTTCCGGTCGTgaattctatttatttttttgcgaTTTATTCAGTGAACCTGAGTTGAGGATTCTTTTTACGGTGAAGTGAATCAATTGGTACCCGAAGTGAATCAATTGGTACCCGATCTTGGTGTGAGCTGATTGTTTCGTTGATCTTGAATACAGGGTATGGGTGCCACCCGAATCCAACGGCCAGCTCATGTCGCAGCGTCGACGTGAGCAAGAGCTGCAAATCGTAGCAGAGGATTGCAATACCAAGAGTGTATTTCTCTGAACCGAGTCTCACTGcagttctttattttttcttgtcTGTTTTGTTTGTATGAATTTATTAATACCAAAACGTTTATTGTTCGATAATGTTGTAGAAGCATTCGCCTGACAATGATGTCTTGGAGGAAGTTCACAAAACCCACAAAGCAATTCAGTGAGTGCAAATCGGGTTCCTTTTTTCTGTCCATTTTGTGAAcaattggactgttatgctAATATGTTTGTTACTTCTGTGTACTTTTTTGGAGGCTTGACAGATCGCTGGACAAGGCAGATTCCACGCTTCAAATGGAGCTGGCGGCTAACCGTAATTCTCAGGAAATGCTCAGCTTGGAGGGCTCGGCTTTGTCTCGTGAGGGGCCGCCCAGGGAGAAAGTCTTCGTGGTTATTGGAATTAACACTGCTTTTAGTAGTAGGAAGAGGCGTGACTCTGTAAGGGAGACTTGGATGCCTCAaggtttc
Proteins encoded in this window:
- the LOC120000714 gene encoding agamous-like MADS-box protein AGL104 — translated: MGRVKLEIKRIENQTNRQVTFSKRRNGLIKKAYELSILCDIDIALIMFSPSGRLSHFSGKKRIEDVFSRFINLPDQEREHALIFSDQGRHVDIQNKEYLLRTLQQLRSEDVALQLANPATINTDIEELQQEIGRLQQQLHVAEDQIRIYEPDPLKCTSTGELESCEKNLLDTLTRVMHRKEYLLSHHLSYDPSSIQEIPTSFENEVASWLPDHSGHAQAQMFDATAHLNPLRDLSSTLYDPLMQGPSTSADPNSMGECHVTNPDDPNFPTWSQPYDSTELHPAHHSMAHDDLYSQLQHGMMDPTEMMPRHEQVEIRVTGTTHGEVDNDQIAGNYDTKVPQLNGQ